The sequence CCTGTGATCTCGGTGCCACCCTGGCTCCGCTCGCTGGAGCCACCTGGCGCGTGTGGCTCACTGAGATCAGAGCATCAGCACAGGCAGCCAAGACCCTGCAAGGGTCTCTCCAGTTCCATTACACTGTAAGGAGATGATACCacttacttttttgttttgtttttgctaaGAGGAATCAAGATGTTACTGTGTggggtgttttattttgttggttttctttttttttttttttttttttcccacctagTTTGTTATTCCCTGCCTTTTTTCAAcacactggagcaggaggtgCAGTAAGCCCTGACCATCCCTCAGCACTGATGTGCGCTCCTGTGGGTGATGTCCCATGGCGGGCACCTCCGTCAGCACCCAGACCTGCTCAGGGCATCTGCTCCCCTGGCCTGCTGCTCCCGcctgggagagaggaagaggcatCTTCCCTTCTTTAAAAGCAGGTGCAGAGAGGTTAGAGCACAGCCTTTTTCATCCAGCCCTGTCATGAGCGAGTGTGACGTGTGTGTGTTTATTTGGCCTGAAACTCTCTCATCTATCGGGGCCTGGAACTGTCACAAGAGCGGGGAGAAGTGGAGGGGTTTaagaagccaggaaaaaaaagatccaAACTTTATATCGTTTATTCTTCCTCTCTTTGCTAATGAGACCTGTCAGCCCCTtggtatttcctttttctgtgctcTTGTTAAACATGTTCTAATGAGAGATGCTAGAGCAATAACCTTTTATATTGACTGTTACTGGCATAACAAGTCCCTTGGGTCAGGTGTGTGTGACACACTTGGAGTTTTACTATCAAAGTGAATACTGTATCCTGTCTTTGATAAGATCTGTAGATTTCTACACTGATTTTGAATTCATATCTAATTTACTTTTAATCCTCTTATACAGAAATTGGTTTTGAAGTGATTTTAAGAAAGCAACTTTTATATCAAGCTGTGCTGTTCTAGGCAGTATGCCAGTTGTGCTGGTTTACTGCATCTGTAACCTCAACGCTTTGTTAAGCCTAACTAacattcagtattttctttttattgcgGGTTGGGAGGGGCTGGAATCTATGGGGAAGGGAATgtgacttgtatttttttttttttcctagcacaGGCAGGTGAACTGTGAATAGcttttttttagcttctttttttccctcctctgggTTGCCTAAAAgtgtgttttttgggttttattgtAACCTGTAAACTGCTGTATTTGAATCACCTGCCGTTCTCCCAAAGCCCAGCTTCCAGGATGTTACAGTGAGTCTTAATATGATGCTGCAGGTGGGAAGAGCTCAGACCTTTGCCCTGGGTTTCTTCCTCTTCAGCCACCTGAAACCAGAGCAGGGCCAATTGAGGAAAGGATTCCTTTTCTCCTGTGGAAGAAAGGTCTTGTGACTAAGGAGAAGAAATTGGGAGAGACAGACTCTGTTCCTGCCTAGCTGTGTAACTTTGGGTCAGTCACTAAACCTgaccgtgcctcagtttccccagctgtaaAATGGGGGCAGTTTAGTCTGGATTTGTGAAGTTATTGTGAGGCTTAGTTCATGTTTGCTAAAGCACTTTTAGGACTCTGGCTGGAGGGTGCTATGGAAGGTGAAATATTACATTGGAGTACCCGATGGTGTTCTGTGGTAACAGCTGAAGCAGCCCAGGGAGCAGTGGTTGGAATTACTTCTCCAGAGTGCTACAGCAATGTCACCATCAACATCTGGTGGTGCTTTTCAGCTTGACAGGTGCATTAGGGGTCTGGGAGCAACTCTGTCAGAAACCAGCTCGACCTTGGGCTGGAATCTGCAGGTTACTGTCCCGTGTAACCTCACCACAGCGCTTTGCTGCCCTGCTTGGGTCACTGAAACTGTTTTTCACCGGTTTTCCTTTAGAAATGAACCTCAGTTTGTGGTTGTGAGACTGAAGGGAGTGGTGAAAGCACTAGAACTAAAGCTGCGTCAGCTGGGCTGAGCGCAGCTCTTGGAGAGTTTGTGAGGCAAGAAACCTTACGCATTGGTCTTTTCACCTTTGAAATCGATTTGACTTAAAATGGACATTTCCGAGTCATGTGTGTTTAGATCTTGCTGAAAAGGTCAATTTCTTTCAACCCGGCTAAGAGGATGAGAAGCTGTAGTGTTGGGAGTGCTGGAGGGGGGTGAGAAGATGCTTCTGGCACTACTGCTCATTGTGTGACACCTGCAAACTGTGTAAtcatgtgcctcagtttccctctctgAGGAGTCTTTAACCTACCTCACTGCTAGTTGAGGCTGGCATGATGCTTCTGGCACGTGTGGAAAACCCTGAGTGCAGGGTGCTGGTGGTGTGTGGCGCCCCAGGGGAGGCTCCTCTGCCCTTAGTGCTCAACAGAGATCCTTAAACACTGACCTCCCCAGCAAGATGTGGAGCGTGTCCTGGATTTGTCTGGTTTCTGATACGCTGGGATGCTACACGGATGCTACTCTGCCAAATAATGACTTTGGTGGCTGCTGCCACTGTGGATGTCCAAAATGCCTGTTCTTTGATTTCAGATGCAGTTTTAGGGTAGCACAGCcacaggggggtgtggggggagagAGATGGGGTGTGAGGTCTGGGGGTGGTGCCGGAGGGGGGACCTGTGTCCCCAGGcgtggagaggaggggggggagggcTGTGGATGTCTTTAAGGGCCTCAGGCCTGTGTGCAGCCCTCCCTGACCCAGTGCTACCCCTGGGGAAGGTCTTTCACCCCGCGTTCAGGCTGGGCTGCGGGCTGCTCTGCTGGGTCGACAGTTATTTGATATCTTTTCTCCTTGTAAACCTCTTAactccgctttctttttttccatttaaaattctTGCAGTTACGCTAATAAAATTTTTACCGTTATTCTCACGTCTGCGTTGCCCTTGTTTCTGGCCCTTAAGCTTGTGAGAAACCAGAAGCGAAGCGGGTGCCCCCTCCGGGGgtgctgggagcgggggggcagcgcccCAACCCCCGCCGTGGCCGCGGAGCCCTccggccgccagggggcggcCTGCGCCCAGCCGCGCGTTCCTGCGCCGACCGCGCCTTCCGCCGGCGGCCGGCGCGCTGCCCAATCAGAGCGGCGGCCCTCCTTGATTGGTAGGCGGCAGGCGGCCAATGGGATGAGCAGGGTACGTGCGCGGCTCGCTGCGATTGGGCATGAGCCGTGGTATAAAAGGAGGCGGGCCCGCCCTCCGGCCTTTCTTTCCCGGAGCCCTCGTGGAGGTGGGTGCGCGGCGCGCCGGCTCCTGTAGGGCCGCGCCCGCGCTGTGCCGCCACGGCCGGGCTGTcgggcggggggcgcggagccgcggggaggaggcgggggcaggggaaggaagggagggggaaggaagggaagggtgagggCCCGCCTGAGCCGCGCTTCTCCCTGACAGGTCCCAGCTCGTCTTTAAACCCACCGGGCGATCCTTGGAGCACCGCCGCGATGCCCAGGGAAGACAGGGCTACGTGGAAGTCCAACTACTTCATGAAAATCATCGTGAGTGTCGGCGCGGCCCCGGAGCGCTGAGGCCTGGCCCGGAGGCCCGGCCCTCGTGGGGCGCTGCCGCCGTTTCTGTTCCGGGAGCGGTCCCGGCCCACAGAGAGCGGTCCTGGCGCTGCTCGGGGCGGCGGGAATCGGGCTGGCGTGTTTGCGGGGGGGTCTTCTGAAAGAGGAGATGGGGTACCGTAGGTTGTCTGTTTAAGGAACAATGGCAGTACGAAGGCATTAAGATAGTCCAGATCTGACCGTTTTTAAGGCTTCTGTGAGAATTTGCTGTGGCAGTTACAGAGGTAACTAGGGATCTAACTAGATAGCTGAGTGAAAGGTGCAGCCTTGTGGTGCACCCACTGTCAGTACGAGCTGAGCCCTCTCAAATttatgacaggtttttttttttgacattttaacatGTTGAGTATTTAATGATGCTCTGTGCTCTGGTTGAGATTTCTTTGTATAGTTACAGTGTTCTTCTTGCTATAGCAACTCCTGGATGATTACCCAAAATGTTTCATTGTGGGAGCAGACAACGTGGGATCCAAGCAGATGCAGCAAATCCGTATGTCCCTGCGTGGGAAGGCTGTTGTGCTGATGGGGAAGAATACGATGATGCGCAAAGCTATTCGTGGTCATCTGGAGAATAACCCAGCCTTAGAAAAGTGGGTAACGCTGTCTGAAAGTACTCCTGGACCCTCTGTCCGGGGGGAGGAGATGTTGTCTGAGCAGCAGAACTGAAGGCTGTCATCTTTCCTTCAGGCTGCTGCCTCACATCCGTGGGAATGTGGGCTTTGTTTTCACCAAGGAGGATCTGACTGAGATCCGGGACATGCTGCTGGCTAACAAGGTAGGGGAGAACAGCCCTCACTGTGTCTCTGGGCTGGCAGATATGGAAttaaaaacagaactgaaactGCATGGGTGATACCTGATTATTAGGAGGCTTCACGGGTTGGAAACTAGTTCCCTGCAGCCTTAGCCAGACTGCTCAAGTTCAGCTTCTGTCTCACATGTGTGTCCCTGGGTGCTGTCCATCGTGGAGGAACACTTCAGGAGGGAGTTGATGGCATCCCACGAGATCTGAGAGGTGGGCATTCACTCAGcttcttgttcttcctttctccagGTGCCAGCAGCTGCCCGTGCTGGTGCTATTGCTCCTTGTGATGTGACTGTGCCAGCCCAGAACACTGGTCTTGGACCTGAGAAGACCTCCTTTTTCCAGGCCTTGGGCATCACCACGAAGATTTCCAGAGGGACCATTGAAATTCTGGTTAGTGAGCAGCGTGCTGCTGTTGTTGAAGCTCTTCCTGAACTGAAGGACCCTGCCTGGTGGTTGTTGGAGTTGTAAAGGTCAAAGCTCCCATTAGCACTGAGATACTGTATCAGCAGCCTGAGGGCTGCGCTTCGGGAGCCTGAAGGAGGATGTCTGGCCTGGCTGCGCTGCGCAGTGCGGGGGGATTGAAGTTCTCATTAGATCTCAGCTGTGAGCTACCTGCAGGTAATGCAGGAAGGGCGCTGCCTTTCTCCTAGCAGACATGTACCTGCTTGCATGGTCTAGGGCTTCTTAACTTGTGAAGATGAGCTTGAAGCCTTGTTTTGTTGTGCTCAGTTGTTCCTTCAGTCCCATCTCTTTGCTgttggaaatgtgtgtgtgtctgtgtcccgTCACACCGATGTTCCTGAATCTCTTGCACATATTCACTCCTTTTTCCCCTTACTTCTCAGAGCGATGTGCAGCTCATCAAGACTGGAGACAAAGTGGGTGCCAGCGAAGCCACGCTGCTGAACATGCTGAACATCTCCCCCTTCTCTTTCGGGTTGGTGATCCAGCAGGTCTTTGACAATGGCAGCATTTACAATCCTGAAGTGCTGGACATCACCGAGGAGACCCTGCACAAGCGCTTCCTGGAGGTGAGTGCCACATATCTGTTAGGTTCTGTGGGGGCAGCCAGCACTGCCCCAGAACGAAGCATTGGCTCTGGTATATTCTGCAAGGTCTTGTAGAGCCAGGAGCTCTCCCCAGTGCCCTGCAGAAACAGTCTGTCGGGAAGTACCTTCCGTAGACTTTTTCACCTAAAGTTACTTCAGAAAGCA is a genomic window of Athene noctua chromosome 17, bAthNoc1.hap1.1, whole genome shotgun sequence containing:
- the RPLP0 gene encoding large ribosomal subunit protein uL10, which gives rise to MPREDRATWKSNYFMKIIQLLDDYPKCFIVGADNVGSKQMQQIRMSLRGKAVVLMGKNTMMRKAIRGHLENNPALEKLLPHIRGNVGFVFTKEDLTEIRDMLLANKVPAAARAGAIAPCDVTVPAQNTGLGPEKTSFFQALGITTKISRGTIEILSDVQLIKTGDKVGASEATLLNMLNISPFSFGLVIQQVFDNGSIYNPEVLDITEETLHKRFLEGVRNVASVCLQIGYPTIASVPHSIINGYKRVLAVAVETDYTFPLAEKVKAFLADPSAFVAAMPVVAEAAAPAAAAAAAAPAKEAAKEESEESDEDMGFGLFD